A segment of the Bacillus licheniformis DSM 13 = ATCC 14580 genome:
GTATGTATTTCAACCCCACGATAAGCCCCGGAAACTTATTGTGTTTTGAAATAGAACGTAATTGAAGTTTATTGAAAATGGCAGATCATTTAGGAGGGAAATTTAATGCGTACAACACCTATGGCTAACGCAAGTAATATTGAACGCAAGTGGTTAGTTGTTGATGCTGCTGGCAAGACGCTAGGACGTCTTTCTACTGAAGTTGCATCTATCCTTCGCGGAAAACATAAACCAACTTACACACCACACGTTGACACTGGAGATCATGTGATCATCATCAACGCTGAAAAAATCGAGTTAACTGGTAAAAAGTTAACGGACAAAATCTACTACCGTCACACTCAACATCCAGGCGGTTTAAAATCAAGAACTGCTCTTGAAATGCGTACAAACTACCCTGAGAAAATGCTTGAACTTGCGATCAAAGGCATGCTTCCAAAAGGTTCTCTAGGTCGTCAAATGTTCAAAAAATTGAATGTATACCGTGGTTCTGAGCATCCACACCAAGCACAAAAACCTGAAGTTTACGAACTTCGCGGTTAATTAAAAAGGAGGTTACCAATTTGGCACAGGTTCAATATTACGGTACTGGCCGTCGTAAAAGCTCTGTAGCGCGCGTGCGTTTAGTTCCAGGAGAAGGCCGTATCATCGTGAATAATCGTGAAATCAGCGAGCACATCCCATCTGCAGCTCTAATCGAAGATATCAAACAACCATTAACTTTGACTGAAACAGCTGGTACTTATGACGTTTTAGTAAACGTACATGGAGGCGGCTTCTCCGGTCAAGCTGGAGCAATCCGTCACGGTATCGCCCGCGCTTTGCTTGAAGCAGATCCGGAATACCGTTCAACTCTAAAACGTGCCGGTCTACTGACTCGTGACGCACGTATGAAAGAGCGTAAAAAATACGGACTTAAAGGCGCACGCCGTGCACCTCAGTTCTCAAAACGTTAATTTCTGGCGTTTCAAAAACTCTCAAGCCATTTGGTTTGGGAGTTTTTTTATTATATTTTCCGCCCTATATATGAAGCGGATACTGGAGCAGAGCCCGATTCCCTCGTCCAGACGGAGATTTGGCCGATATGGTGGATCTCGTGTGCGATTAAATGCCTTAAAATATCGCCTTGCGTACAGACTTCGTCTGACCAAGCCGCTTTAACCGGCAGATGTTCGAAGGCGCTGGAATAATTAAAAATTACACTTTCTATTTCTGAGCGGTGCAGGTCGGAAAACCGAGCGATCTGCTGAATCGTCTGGTAATGAGAGTAATCAGGTTGAATATCCGGTTTTTCTAAAATGGCGTAGATCCAGCTTACTTCCACATCTACAATATGAAACAGATTTTTCTTAATGCTTCCCATTCCGCCTGAACGCTTCTTGACCAGCTCCTCTTGCGGCTGGCTGAGGCACCACTTAAACCATGCATGTCGAACTTCCCAATTATATTGAAACAATCCTTTCACTCATCTCACCTCTTCTAATATTTTCGGCTTCTTCCTCCGTTTCCCTTCCTTAGAAGAGCATGATTTCCGGCTCCTGACTGCACAATACAAGGTAAAAAGGAGGCGGTTTCTATGGGGACGGTCGTATCTTTTAACAATGAAAAACAAAAGAAGCAGATCAATTTGGAAAAACAGCTTCTGCGCGAACTGTCTTTGGAAAAAATGCTGAATTCTGCAGAGGAATGCTTTGCTCCTCTTTTTCACTTTTTTTCTAAGCATACGGATATCTTATATGACGGCTGCATCGACTTTGCCATTGAGGCATATTTGCTGGGAGCCGAGTACGGGAAGTTCGGCTATCACGGAGAACCCGTTCATCGAGCGATGATCCGCTCAGAAAAAGAAGAAAAACAGCTACTGCACGAGCTTTATGAATATGCTGTCAGCTGGTCTGAGGCTTTTAATGTTCAAGCTGCTTATGAACCGCTCTATTATGCCTGCGAATACTTCATCCAAAGCTGGTGGAAGGAAGGCTTCAGCCAGCGGGAAAGACGCTTTAAGCTTCGGCTCAGATAAAACAAAGTTTTATGAAAAAGTGAGGCCAAGCTTAATCATATTTCCTTTCCTTGTCCCATATCTTGTAGTAAGGACGAGCGGGAGGGAAAGGGATGAAGAAAAAAATAAAATGGCTCGGGTTTTTACTCGGCTTTGTCGTTTTATTATGTTTATTTCAATATCAATTCAACAATGATGATTCTTGGCGGTCATGGAATCTTCCGCTGAGCGGCAAAATCATTTATATTGATCCTGGACACGGGGGCGCCGATGGAGGGGCATCAAGCGGTGAACTCCTTGAAAAAGACGTGGCTCTTGAAGTATCCCTAAGAATCAGGGACTATCTCCAGGAGCAGGGCGCCTTGGTGATGCTGACGCGGGAGGACGATCATGATCTCGCTCCTGAAGAAACGAGGGGACTCAGCAGAAGAAAAGCTGAAGACTTGCGGAAGAGGGTCGATATGATCAACAATTCTGAAGCCGATCTTTACCTCAGCATCCATTTGAATGCGATTCCTTCCGCGCGATGGAGCGGTGCGCAAAGCTTCTATTACGGGCAATATGAAGAGAATGAACGGGCCGCCAAGTTTATTCAGGATGAATTAAGACATAATCTTGAAAACACGACGCGGAAGGCAAAGCGGATACACGGAATTTATTTGATGCAAAATGTTAAAAAGCCCGGGGCCCTTGTCGAAATCGGGTTTTTGTCTAACCCGGAAGAGGCAAAACAGCTGGCCAAGCCCAAATATCAGGACAAAATCGCAGCATCCGTTTATAAAGGCGTATTGCGCTACTTTACAGAAGACAGAGACCCTCCTGAATAAGAGGGTTTCTTTTTGTGTCAAAGACACTATAAGGAAAGATATGCTATACTTATTTTGTAAACGAATACAACAAAGGGTGAGATCAATGTTGCGAGAAGACGATGTAAAAAAGATAGTCGGCGATTTGGACGAGCCATTTCTTCACAAGCCGCTCAGAGAGCTGGATGCCGTAAAAGAAATTAAAATAAAACCCGAAAAACGGCACGTCAGCGTAAAGGTGGCGCTCGCAAAAACGGGATCTGCCGAACAAATGCAGCTTCAGCAGGAAATCGTCATACGGTTGAAAGAAGCCGGTGCAGAGACGGTCGGCCTGCGTTTTGAGGAGCTGCCCGAAGAAGTCGTAATGAGTTATCAAGAGTCTGCCAAAGGGCAGGATCAATCTCTGCTGAATAGTGAAAAACAGCCTGTGTTTTTAGCTGTGGCAAGCGGCAAAGGCGGCGTCGGCAAGTCGACGGTGTCGGTCAATTTGGCTGTGTCCCTGGCGCGAATCGGAAAGAAAGTCGGATTAATCGACGCCGATATTTACGGTTTCAGTGTTCCGGATATGATGGGAATCACTGTACGGCCGACGATCGAAGGAGAAAAGGTCGTGCCGGTTGAAAGATTCGGGGTCAAAGTGATTTCGATGGGATTCTTTGTAGAAGACAATGCCCCTGTCATTTGGAGAGGCCCCATGCTTGGAAAAATGCTGAATAACTTCTTCCATGAGGTTGAATGGGGGGATGTCGATTATATTATCTTAGACCTGCCGCCGGGAACAGGCGATGTAGCGCTTGATGTTCACTCAATGCTTCCAAGCTGCAAAGAGGTGATCGTGTCGACGCCGCACCCTACTGCCGCGTTTGTCGCTGCAAGAGCGGGCGCGATGGCCTTGAAGACCGATCATGAAATCGTGGGGATCGTTGAAAATATGGCTTATTACGAAAGCGTCAAAACAGGCGAGAAAGAATATGTATTCGGCAAAGGCGGAGGCGAAAAGCTCGCAGAGGAACTAGGCGTTCCAATTCTGGGCAAAATTCCGCTGAAGCAGCCGGATTGGGATGACAGCGAATTTGCGCCGTCCGTTTATGATGAAAGCCACCCGACCGGCGCCATTTATTTGGATATCGCCAAAAAAATCGACGAAAGCATTGGCGCAAAAGCTTAAAGAGCAAAAAAAGCTTCCTCCGCAGAAGAAGCTTTTAGGGAATGAAAAGCGGCTCAGCTTTGTTTTTCTTCGCCGCCTTTCATTTCTTCTTTCATGCTTTCAGCAGCAGCTTTTTTCAGTTCCTCTTCAAACTGCTTTCTGTAAAGAGGGCTTGTCAGAGTGTCAGATATGACTTCCTGCAGGTGGCTTCGGAATTCCTGGCTTCTGACAAGTTCACCGTATTTTTTGGCCATTTCAGGATCCTGCATGACCTGCATCAGCATTTTTTGGTACTCAGGATCTTTCATCAGTTTTTTCAGCACTTTTTCATGTTCATTTTGAAGTGTTTTGGCAAAGCCTTCAGCGAATTTTGGATCTTCAAAGACTTTTTTCCAAAATTCAGCTCCTTTTTTGGAGGTCATTGTTTTTTCAACGGTTTCTTTGACAGTTTTTTCATCCATTACAAGTGTTTCATTTAATTTGTCATCATTTAATATTTCTTGAATCGCTTTTTTTCCGTCATCTGTCTTTAATATATCGACAACCATTTTTTTGGTTTGATCATAGTCCATCTCAGCTGCTTGGTCCGTGGGAGCACAAGCTGTTACAGATAGAAACAGAAAACAGCTTATCGATAGCATTGCGGTCTTGAACATGCTTAAGCTCCTTTCGAAAACTCGTCTTACCTTTAATATGAATGTCTTTTAAAAATTTATACATAACAAAATATCGCTGTTACAGCGGTTTATTTAGGGGTTGGGAAGTCTACAATGAAAAGCCGTAATCTCGTCCGATTTTTCTTTTCCGTATTGGGTGTCGGAGCTTTGACTACAAGTATTGTCGGTTTTGCCATAGAGTGGGGAAGATATAAGGAGCTGTTTCTTTCCTTCGAGGTATTGGAGATTCTGTCTGTTCTTTTCTGGTTTATCGGGGTTGGCATGATCTTTAGCGTGATTGCTCAAATGGGATTTGTGATTTTCTTAACGATTCACCGCTTTGCACTGGAAATTTTCAGATCTCATTCTTTGTGGAATTCGATTCAGCTGTTTTTGATTATATTTGTCGCGTTTGACTTGGTTTACTTGCGCTTTCTGTTTTTTGAAAAAGATGGAGGCTCCATCATTCCGTACATTTGGCTGCCGCTCTTTATTTTGGCGGTAGGCATTGCGGCCGCTTATGCAAAGCAAAAACAGTCCTCTAAAAAAACGTTCGTTTCCGCATTATTTCTAATGTTTGTTTTTACTGTGATGGAGTGGTTCCCGGCGTTAAGGGTCAATGAAGAGGACTGGCTCTATTTAATGCTGCTTCCTTTATTAGCCTGCAACGCTTTTCAGCTTTTAATGCTGCCAAAATTTCAGGCACGCGCTTAGACCGGCTGCTACTTTACTTCTGAAGATTTTGCATCCGTATTTGCGATTAATTCGCTGACTGTTACGTTTTTGAGCCCCTTGCTTCTGAGATGGTGCACGATCTCTGGCAGGGCTTCTTTTGTTTGTTTGGCGGAATCTGAAGCGTGAAAGAGCACGATGTCACCGGCGTTTACCGTTCCATTTACGTTTTGGACGATCTTTTGAACCCCCGGGTTCGTCCAGTCATCCGAGTTAATACTATAATGAACAACGGTGTAGCCGTACTGTTTAGCAACATCGAGTACGTCTTTATTAAACTGGCCGGTCGGCGGTCTTAAAAGCGTAAGGTCGTCAAGCCCGAGTTTTTGAAAGGAGTGTCGTGCTTTTGCTAAGTCTTTTTTGATCTCGCTTTTCTTCATTTGCGAATAGTTTTTATAAGCATAGCCCATACTCCCGATCTGGTGACCATCTTTACGGATTCTTTCTACGACATCCGGGTGGCGCTCTGCCCATGAAGCTGATAGAAAAAAGGTCGCGTCTTTAATACCGTTTGCTTTTAATGTGTCTAAAATGGGCATTGCCTTTTGATCTCCCCAGCTGATATTAAATGTAAGGGCTACTTCATTTGTATCTGAATCTCCTCTATATACCGCTTTTGCTCCGCCTTCTGTAGAAAACACAGGAAGAGGGAGCAGGTTTTGCACATAAAAAAAACTTGCTGTCGCAAAAGCGGCTATCATAATAATGATTAGCTGCTTAATCCGTTTGATATGCCACACATAAAAATGGTTCACAGAAAAACTCCTCCTTGTCCATGCTGCTTTGTTTTCATCCTATGCTTGTTTAAAATAGAACATAACAATAATTCATCTTAAGAAAAAAATTAAAAAGAGGGTTGACCGGAATTAAATAAACATGTTATATTGTTATTCGTCGCTGATAAACAGCTGACATGAAAAAGCTCCAAAAAATAATTTTGAGAAAAGTTATTGACAAATATGTGAGCTTGATGTTATATTATTAAAGCCGCTGAACGAAGCGGAAATGATCTTTGAAAACTAAACAAGACAAAACGTACCTGTTAATTCATTTTTATAAATCGCACATTTGAGTGTGCGTAGTCATTATCAAACTTCATGGAGAGTTTGATCCTGGCTCAGGACGAACGCTGGCGGCGTGCCTAATACATGCAAGTCGAGCGGACCGACGGGAGCTTGCTCCCTTAGGTCAGCGGCGGACGGGTGAGTAACACGTGGGTAACCTGCCTGTAAGACTGGGATAACTCCGGGAAACCGGGGCTAATACCGGATGCTTGATTGAACCGCATGGTTCCAATCATAAAAGGTGGCTTTTAGCTACCACTTACAGATGGACCCGCGGCGCATTAGCTAGTTGGTGAGGTAACGGCTCACCAAGGCGACGATGCGTAGCCGACCTGAGAGGGTGATCGGCCACACTGGGACTGAGACACGGCCCAGACTCCTACGGGAGGCAGCAGTAGGGAATCTTCCGCAATGGACGAAAGTCTGACGGAGCAACGCCGCGTGAGTGATGAAGGTTTTCGGATCGTAAAACTCTGTTGTTAGGGAAGAACAAGTACCGTTCGAATAGGGCGGCACCTTGACGGTACCTAACCAGAAAGCCACGGCTAACTACGTGCCAGCAGCCGCGGTAATACGTAGGTGGCAAGCGTTGTCCGGAATTATTGGGCGTAAAGCGCGCGCAGGCGGTTTCTTAAGTCTGATGTGAAAGCCCCCGGCTCAACCGGGGAGGGTCATTGGAAACTGGGGAACTTGAGTGCAGAAGAGGAGAGTGGAATTCCACGTGTAGCGGTGAAATGCGTAGAGATGTGGAGGAACACCAGTGGCGAAGGCGACTCTCTGGTCTGTAACTGACGCTGAGGCGCGAAAGCGTGGGGAGCGAACAGGATTAGATACCCTGGTAGTCCACGCCGTAAACGATGAGTGCTAAGTGTTAGAGGGTTTCCGCCCTTTAGTGCTGCAGCAAACGCATTAAGCACTCCGCCTGGGGAGTACGGTCGCAAGACTGAAACTCAAAGGAATTGACGGGGGCCCGCACAAGCGGTGGAGCATGTGGTTTAATTCGAAGCAACGCGAAGAACCTTACCAGGTCTTGACATCCTCTGACAACCCTAGAGATAGGGCTTCCCCTTCGGGGGCAGAGTGACAGGTGGTGCATGGTTGTCGTCAGCTCGTGTCGTGAGATGTTGGGTTAAGTCCCGCAACGAGCGCAACCCTTGATCTTAGTTGCCAGCATTCAGTTGGGCACTCTAAGGTGACTGCCGGTGACAAACCGGAGGAAGGTGGGGATGACGTCAAATCATCATGCCCCTTATGACCTGGGCTACACACGTGCTACAATGGGCAGAACAAAGGGCAGCGAAGCCGCGAGGCTAAGCCAATCCCACAAATCTGTTCTCAGTTCGGATCGCAGTCTGCAACTCGACTGCGTGAAGCTGGAATCGCTAGTAATCGCGGATCAGCATGCCGCGGTGAATACGTTCCCGGGCCTTGTACACACCGCCCGTCACACCACGAGAGTTTGTAACACCCGAAGTCGGTGAGGTAACCTTTTGGAGCCAGCCGCCGAAGGTGGGACAGATGATTGGGGTGAAGTCGTAACAAGGTAGCCGTATCGGAAGGTGCGGCTGGATCACCTCCTTTCTAAGGATATTATACGGAATATAAGACCTTGCGGTCTTATAGACAGGTGCGTTTGGATCTTGTTTAGTTTTGAAGGATCATTCCTTCAAAGCGTGTTCTTTGAAAACTAGATAACGAAAGTAGACATTCACATTCAATTGTAATGCAAGATATCACGTAGTGATTCTTTTTAACGGTTAAGTTAGAAAGGGCGCACGGTGGATGCCTTGGCACTAGGAGCCGATGAAGGACGGGACGAACACCGATATGCTTCGGGGAGCTGTAAGCAAGCTTTGATCCGGAGATTTCCGAATGGGGAAACCCACTGCTCGTAATGGAGCAGTATCCATATCTGAATTCATAGGATATGAGAAGGCAGACCCGGGGAACTGAAACATCTAAGTACCCGGAGGAAGAGAAAGCAAATGCGATTCCCTGAGTAGCGGCGAGCGAAACGGGAACAGCCCAAACCAAGAGGCTTGCCTCTTGGGGTTGTAGGACACTCTGTACGGAGTTGCAAAAGAACGAGGTAGATGAAGAGGTCTGGAAAGGCCCGCCATAGGAGGTAACAGCCCTGTAGTCAAAACTTCGTTCTCTCCTGAGTGGATCCTGAGTACGGCGGAACACGTGAAATTCCGTCGGAATCCGGGAGGACCATCTCCCAAGGCTAAATACTCCCTAGTGACCGATAGTGAACCAGTACCGTGAGGGAAAGGTGAAAAGCACCCCGGAAGGGGAGTGAAAGAGATCCTGAAACCGTGTGCCTACAAGTAGTCAGAGCCCGTTAACGGGTGATGGCGTGCCTTTTGTAGAATGAACCGGCGAGTTACGATCCCGTGCAAGGTTAAGTTTGAAAAGACGGAGCCGCAGCGAAAGCGAGTCTGAATAGGGCGCATGAGTACGTGGTCGTAGACCCGAAACCAGGTGATCTACCCATGTCCAGGGTGAAGTTCAGGTAACACTGAATGGAGGCCCGAACCCACGCACGTTGAAAAGTGCGGGGATGAGGTGTGGGTAGGGGTGAAATGCCAATCGAACCTGGAGATAGCTGGTTCTCTCCGAAATAGCTTTAGGGCTAGCCTCAAGGTAAGAGTCTTGGAGGTAGAGCACTGATTGGACTAGGGGCCCCTACCGGGTTACCGAATTCAGTCAAACTCCGAATGCCAAAGACTTATCCTTGGGAGTCAGACTGCGAGTGATAAGATCCGTAGTCGAAAGGGAAACAGCCCAGACCGCCAGCTAAGGTCCCAAAGTATACGTTAAGTGGAAAAGGATGTGGAGTTGCTTAGACAACCAGGATGTTGGCTTAGAAGCAGCCACCATTTAAAGAGTGCGTAATAGCTCACTGGTCGAGTGACTCTGCGCCGAAAATGTACCGGGGCTAAACGTATCACCGAAGCTGCGGACTGTTCTTGCGAACAGTGGTAGGAGAGCGTTCTAAGGGCTGTGAAGCGAGACCGGAAGGACTCGTGGAGCGCTTAGAAGTGAGAATGCCGGTATGAGTAGCGAAAGAGGGGTGAGAATCCCCTCCACCGAATGCCTAAGGTTTCCTGAGGAAGGCTCGTCCGCTCAGGGTTAGTCGGGACCTAAGCCGAGGCCGAAAGGCGTAGGCGATGGACAACAGGTTGATATTCCTGTACCACCTCCTCACCATTTGAGCAATGGGGGGACGCAGGAGGATAGGGTAAGCGCGGTATTGGATATCCGCGTCCAAGCAGTTAGGCTGGGAAATAGGCAAATCCGTTTCCCGTAAGGCTGAGCTGTGATGGCGAGCGAAATATAGTAGCGAAGTTCCTGATTCCACACTGCCAAGAAAAGCCTCTAGCGAGGTGAGAGGTGCCCGTACCGCAAACCGACACAGGTAGGCGAGGAGAGAATCCTAAGGTGATCGAGAGAACTCTCGTTAAGGAACTCGGCAAAATGACCCCGTAACTTCGGGAGAAGGGGTGCTCTGTTAGGGTGCAAGCCCGAGAGAGCCGCAGTGAATAGGCCCAGGCGACTGTTTAGCAAAAACACAGGTCTCTGCGAAGCCGTAAGGCGAAGTATAGGGGCTGACGCCTGCCCGGTGCTGGAAGGTTAAGAGGAGCGCTTAGCGTAAGCGAAGGTGCGAATTGAAGCCCCAGTAAACGGCGGCCGTAACTATAACGGTCCTAAGGTAGCGAAATTCCTTGTCGGGTAAGTTCCGACCCGCACGAAAGGCGCAACGATCTGGGCACTGTCTCAACGAGAGACTCGGTGAAATTATAGTACCTGTGAAGATGCAGGTTACCCGCGACAGGACGGAAAGACCCCGTGGAGCTTTACTGCAGCCTGATATTGAATGTTGGTACAGCTTGTACAGGATAGGTAGGAGCCTTGGAAACCGGAGCGCCAGCTTCGGTGGAGGCATCGGTGGGATACTACCCTGGCTGTATTGACCTTCTAACCCGCTGCCCTTATCGGGCAGGGAGACAGTGTCAGGTGGGCAGTTTGACTGGGGCGGTCGCCTCCTAAAAGGTAACGGAGGCGCCCAAAGGTTCCCTCAGAATGGTTGGAAATCATTCGCAGAGTGTAAAGGCACAAGGGAGCTTGACTGCGAGACCTACAAGTCGAGCAGGGACGAAAGTCGGGCTTAGTGATCCGGTGGTTCCGCATGGAAGGGCCATCGCTCAACGGATAAAAGCTACCCCGGGGATAACAGGCTTATCTCCCCCAAGAGTCCACATCGACGGGGAGGTTTGGCACCTCGATGTCGGCTCATCGCATCCTGGGGCTGTAGTCGGTCCCAAGGGTTGGGCTGTTCGCCCATTAAAGCGGTACGCGAGCTGGGTTCAGAACGTCGTGAGACAGTTCGGTCCCTATCCGTCGCGGGCGCAGGAAATTTGAGAGGAGCTGTCCTTAGTACGAGAGGACCGGGATGGACGCACCGCTGGTGTACCAGTTGTTCTGCCAAGGGCATCGCTGGGTAGCTATGTGCGGACGGGATAAGTGCTGAAAGCATCTAAGCATGAAGCCCCCCTCAAGATGAGATTTCCCATTCCTATAAGGAAGTAAGATCCCTGAAAGATGATCAGGTTGATAGGTCTGAGGTGGAAGTGTGGCGACACATGGAGCTGACAGATACTAATCGATCGAGGACTTAACCTAAATATTTGTGAATCGTCTGTCCGTTATCTAGTTTTGAGAGAACACCTCTCAGAAAGCCAAAGGCAAGGAAACTCGGCTAAAGGCCCTCACATCCTGTGAGGAACGCCCAGTACCTTCGTCCTGAAGGCATAGTTTGGTGGCGATAGCGAAGAGGTCACACCCGTTCCCATGCCGAACACGGAAGTTAAGCTCTTCAGCGCCGATGGTAGTTGGGGGCTTCCCCCTGTGAGAGTAGGACGCCGCCAAGCTGTTATATATCTTTACCCTGCATGAATTGAAGCTTTTCTTATTCCGCAGTAGCTCAGTGGTAGAGCTATCGGCTGTTAACCGATCGGTCGCAGGTTCGAATCCTGCCTGCGGAGCCAATGCTTCCATAGCTCAGCAGGTAGAGCACTTCCATGGTAAGGAAGAGGTCAGCGGTTCGAGCCCGCTTGGAAGCTTAAGTGAATACGTTGATATGACAAGGTTTCTCCTGTTGTGGGGAAAGCTTTTTTTGTTTTTGCGATATTTTGCTTTTAGACTTATTGAATGTATAAAAGCAGGCTAAATGCCTGCTTTTATTTTTATCCCCATAAAACGTTCAGTGTGACTTCAAAGACAAGAAGAGACAACATATAACTTGCGTACTTTAACGTATCAGGTTCATGCTGTTTTGAGTCTTTAAAAGTCCATATAAATAATGCAGCAACGCCTATAAAATGGTCACGATTTTGCTAAGCGTTAATAATGACATGACGACCTTCCTTTATATTGAAAATTCATTTATCATCTATCTTCTACATTTATAATTAAAATCCCTTTTAGCTGTAAAAACTTTCTCTGCTGTTCAAAATCCATTTAAAATAGAGAAGATCCGATTATTCACACTGCCAAAAGACTTAATGTTGTTTTGGATGTTTGAAAATAGAATGACGTATCTGCTCCCTGTCAGACTGAAACTGTTTAATATGTTGTAGCCGGGCATGACACCGTGGCTTGAATAGCTTCCTGGAGACACATAAAAGCCCATGCCGTATGTTGCTTTATTCGGCGTAAACATTTTCATAAAACTTTCATTGGAAATGATTTTTCTTTCGTAAAGTGCTTTATCAAACAAATACATGTCATAAGCGGTCATATAAATATCACCGGCCCCGTAAAGCTGTGATAAATCCGGCATGTCAGGCGTATAAAGCTTTTTTTGCAGGTTTAATTTATATCCTGTCGATGGATTTGACTCTTTAGCAAATGTTTTATAAAAGCCTGCATGTTTCATACCGGCAGGTTTAAAAATATGCTTTTTGATGTATTGGTCGACTGGTTCACCGCTTACCATGGAAACAATGTATGCCAGAACCGAGTAATTGGAGTCTCTATAATCCCATTTCCCTGTTGGGTATTTTACACCCCGTTTTTCGATATCTTTAATTAAATCTTCCGGCGAAATATATCCGCGGCCTTCTTTGTGACCCCTAATTCCGGATGTGTGCGTCAAGAAATGATAAAGGGTGATCTTTGAGCCGTTTGGAAAATTGGGAAGATACTTAGAAACAGGGTCATTTACAGATAGCAATCCTTTTTCCTCCAGCTGTAAAATTGCCGTTGCAATAATCGCTTTTTGTGATGACCCCACATAAAAGACGGTATCTGGTGTATTGGGAACCATTTCCTCGCGGTTTGCATATAAATACCCTTTGCTTGTCACCACTTTTCCATCTTCTACGATCAATGCTGTGCCGCTGAATCCAATGCTTTTCAAATA
Coding sequences within it:
- a CDS encoding KinB-signaling pathway activation protein, encoding MKSRNLVRFFFSVLGVGALTTSIVGFAIEWGRYKELFLSFEVLEILSVLFWFIGVGMIFSVIAQMGFVIFLTIHRFALEIFRSHSLWNSIQLFLIIFVAFDLVYLRFLFFEKDGGSIIPYIWLPLFILAVGIAAAYAKQKQSSKKTFVSALFLMFVFTVMEWFPALRVNEEDWLYLMLLPLLACNAFQLLMLPKFQARA
- the cwlD gene encoding N-acetylmuramoyl-L-alanine amidase CwlD gives rise to the protein MKKKIKWLGFLLGFVVLLCLFQYQFNNDDSWRSWNLPLSGKIIYIDPGHGGADGGASSGELLEKDVALEVSLRIRDYLQEQGALVMLTREDDHDLAPEETRGLSRRKAEDLRKRVDMINNSEADLYLSIHLNAIPSARWSGAQSFYYGQYEENERAAKFIQDELRHNLENTTRKAKRIHGIYLMQNVKKPGALVEIGFLSNPEEAKQLAKPKYQDKIAASVYKGVLRYFTEDRDPPE
- a CDS encoding DinB family protein, with protein sequence MKGLFQYNWEVRHAWFKWCLSQPQEELVKKRSGGMGSIKKNLFHIVDVEVSWIYAILEKPDIQPDYSHYQTIQQIARFSDLHRSEIESVIFNYSSAFEHLPVKAAWSDEVCTQGDILRHLIAHEIHHIGQISVWTRESGSAPVSASYIGRKI
- a CDS encoding Mrp/NBP35 family ATP-binding protein — protein: MLREDDVKKIVGDLDEPFLHKPLRELDAVKEIKIKPEKRHVSVKVALAKTGSAEQMQLQQEIVIRLKEAGAETVGLRFEELPEEVVMSYQESAKGQDQSLLNSEKQPVFLAVASGKGGVGKSTVSVNLAVSLARIGKKVGLIDADIYGFSVPDMMGITVRPTIEGEKVVPVERFGVKVISMGFFVEDNAPVIWRGPMLGKMLNNFFHEVEWGDVDYIILDLPPGTGDVALDVHSMLPSCKEVIVSTPHPTAAFVAARAGAMALKTDHEIVGIVENMAYYESVKTGEKEYVFGKGGGEKLAEELGVPILGKIPLKQPDWDDSEFAPSVYDESHPTGAIYLDIAKKIDESIGAKA
- the pdaB gene encoding polysaccharide deacetylase family sporulation protein PdaB, with the translated sequence MNHFYVWHIKRIKQLIIIMIAAFATASFFYVQNLLPLPVFSTEGGAKAVYRGDSDTNEVALTFNISWGDQKAMPILDTLKANGIKDATFFLSASWAERHPDVVERIRKDGHQIGSMGYAYKNYSQMKKSEIKKDLAKARHSFQKLGLDDLTLLRPPTGQFNKDVLDVAKQYGYTVVHYSINSDDWTNPGVQKIVQNVNGTVNAGDIVLFHASDSAKQTKEALPEIVHHLRSKGLKNVTVSELIANTDAKSSEVK
- the rpsI gene encoding 30S ribosomal protein S9 — translated: MAQVQYYGTGRRKSSVARVRLVPGEGRIIVNNREISEHIPSAALIEDIKQPLTLTETAGTYDVLVNVHGGGFSGQAGAIRHGIARALLEADPEYRSTLKRAGLLTRDARMKERKKYGLKGARRAPQFSKR
- the gerD gene encoding spore germination lipoprotein GerD — encoded protein: MFKTAMLSISCFLFLSVTACAPTDQAAEMDYDQTKKMVVDILKTDDGKKAIQEILNDDKLNETLVMDEKTVKETVEKTMTSKKGAEFWKKVFEDPKFAEGFAKTLQNEHEKVLKKLMKDPEYQKMLMQVMQDPEMAKKYGELVRSQEFRSHLQEVISDTLTSPLYRKQFEEELKKAAAESMKEEMKGGEEKQS
- the rplM gene encoding 50S ribosomal protein L13, whose amino-acid sequence is MRTTPMANASNIERKWLVVDAAGKTLGRLSTEVASILRGKHKPTYTPHVDTGDHVIIINAEKIELTGKKLTDKIYYRHTQHPGGLKSRTALEMRTNYPEKMLELAIKGMLPKGSLGRQMFKKLNVYRGSEHPHQAQKPEVYELRG
- a CDS encoding serine hydrolase domain-containing protein encodes the protein MARTYRTRIKKRKKQKTKRRLIIFSFLVVCGLIYLALPSGMRDHQENQLQATEKKAQPEAKKKPTQNETKKSKIVTKNDNAQLDQYLKSIGFSGTALIVEDGKVVTSKGYLYANREEMVPNTPDTVFYVGSSQKAIIATAILQLEEKGLLSVNDPVSKYLPNFPNGSKITLYHFLTHTSGIRGHKEGRGYISPEDLIKDIEKRGVKYPTGKWDYRDSNYSVLAYIVSMVSGEPVDQYIKKHIFKPAGMKHAGFYKTFAKESNPSTGYKLNLQKKLYTPDMPDLSQLYGAGDIYMTAYDMYLFDKALYERKIISNESFMKMFTPNKATYGMGFYVSPGSYSSHGVMPGYNILNSFSLTGSRYVILFSNIQNNIKSFGSVNNRIFSILNGF
- a CDS encoding YbaK family protein, which translates into the protein MGTVVSFNNEKQKKQINLEKQLLRELSLEKMLNSAEECFAPLFHFFSKHTDILYDGCIDFAIEAYLLGAEYGKFGYHGEPVHRAMIRSEKEEKQLLHELYEYAVSWSEAFNVQAAYEPLYYACEYFIQSWWKEGFSQRERRFKLRLR